From the Ascaphus truei isolate aAscTru1 chromosome 15, aAscTru1.hap1, whole genome shotgun sequence genome, one window contains:
- the LOC142466722 gene encoding uncharacterized protein LOC142466722 isoform X2, with protein sequence MEKMRTEQSCNISINMTENASFNQSRQLVNNVTASHSKIYILTAARGKDIGESGKSLTWLSDQNLQKTTHTGARPHVCGECGKGFSYLSCLNTHMRTHTGERPHVCGECGKGYSQLSSLNTHKRKHTGERPHVCGECGKGFSNLFNLNTHKRTHTGERPHVCGECGKGFRDLSSLNKHKRTHTGERPHVCGECGKGFGNLFNLNTHKRTHTGERPHVCGECGKGFSDLSSLNKHKRTHTGERPHLCGECGKGFSNLFNLNTHKRTHTGERPHVCGECGKGFSNLFNLNTHKRTHTGEKPHVCGECGKGFRDLSSLKTHNRTHTGERPHVCGECGKGFSVSSSLDTHKRTHTGERPHVCGECGKGFRVSSSLNTHMRTHTGERPHECGECGKGFRDLSSLNKHKRTHRGETACMWGMREGI encoded by the coding sequence atggaaaagatgaggacagaacaatcttgcaacatttcaataaatatgacagaaaatgcatctttcaaccagtcaaggcaattagtaaacaatgtaactgcttctcattccaaaatatatatattaactgctGCCAGAGGAAAAGATattggagaaagtgggaagagtctgacttggttatcagaccagaacctACAGAAGACGACACACACAGGGGCGAGACCGCATgtttgtggggaatgtgggaagggatttagttacTTATCctgcctgaacacacacatgaggacacacacaggggagagaccgcatgtatgtggggaatgtgggaagggatataGTCAGTTATCGagtctgaacacacacaagagaaaacacacaggggagagaccgcatgtatgtggggaatgtgggaagggatttagtaatTTATTCAacttgaacacacacaagaggacacacacaggggagagaccgcatgtatgtggggaatgtgggaagggatttagggaCTTATCCAGTctgaacaaacacaagaggacacacacaggggaaagaccgcatgtatgtggggaatgtgggaagggatttggtAATTTATTCAacttgaacacacacaagaggacacacacaggggagagaccgcatgtatgtggggaatgtgggaagggatttagcgACTTATCCAGTctgaacaaacacaagaggacacacacaggggaaagaccgcatttatgtggggaatgtgggaagggatttagtaatTTATTCAacttgaacacacacaagaggacacacacaggggagagaccgcatgtatgtggggaatgtgggaagggatttagtaatTTATTCAacttgaacacacacaagaggacacacacaggggagaaaccgcatgtatgtggggaatgtgggaagggatttagggacttatccagcctgaaaacacacaataggacacacacaggggagagaccgcatgtatgtggggaatgcgggaagggatttagtgtgtcatccagcctagacacacacaagaggacacacacaggggagagaccgcatgtatgtggggaatgtgggaagggatttcgtGTGTCATctagcctgaacacacacatgaggacacacacaggggagagaccgcatgaatgtggggaatgtgggaagggatttagggaCTTATCCAGTctgaacaaacacaagaggacacacaggggagagaccgcatgtatgtggggaatgcgggaagggatttag
- the LOC142466722 gene encoding uncharacterized protein LOC142466722 isoform X1 has translation MPRGLAGAAAPSWPSCVPPLAAIPSPVQRQAPIIHPCQHCKVAFRSQDYLLKHLKFKHPNENMEKMRTEQSCNISINMTENASFNQSRQLVNNVTASHSKIYILTAARGKDIGESGKSLTWLSDQNLQKTTHTGARPHVCGECGKGFSYLSCLNTHMRTHTGERPHVCGECGKGYSQLSSLNTHKRKHTGERPHVCGECGKGFSNLFNLNTHKRTHTGERPHVCGECGKGFRDLSSLNKHKRTHTGERPHVCGECGKGFGNLFNLNTHKRTHTGERPHVCGECGKGFSDLSSLNKHKRTHTGERPHLCGECGKGFSNLFNLNTHKRTHTGERPHVCGECGKGFSNLFNLNTHKRTHTGEKPHVCGECGKGFRDLSSLKTHNRTHTGERPHVCGECGKGFSVSSSLDTHKRTHTGERPHVCGECGKGFRVSSSLNTHMRTHTGERPHECGECGKGFRDLSSLNKHKRTHRGETACMWGMREGI, from the exons ATGCCACGCGGTCTGGCTGGTGCTGCAGCGCCATCTTGGCCGTCATGCGTTCCACCGCTGGCCGCCATTCCATCTCCAG tacaaagacaagcaccaataatccacccatgccaacactgcaaggttgcttttagaagtcaggattacctcctcaaacatctgaagttcaaacacccaaatgagaatatggaaaagatgaggacagaacaatcttgcaacatttcaataaatatgacagaaaatgcatctttcaaccagtcaaggcaattagtaaacaatgtaactgcttctcattccaaaatatatatattaactgctGCCAGAGGAAAAGATattggagaaagtgggaagagtctgacttggttatcagaccagaacctACAGAAGACGACACACACAGGGGCGAGACCGCATgtttgtggggaatgtgggaagggatttagttacTTATCctgcctgaacacacacatgaggacacacacaggggagagaccgcatgtatgtggggaatgtgggaagggatataGTCAGTTATCGagtctgaacacacacaagagaaaacacacaggggagagaccgcatgtatgtggggaatgtgggaagggatttagtaatTTATTCAacttgaacacacacaagaggacacacacaggggagagaccgcatgtatgtggggaatgtgggaagggatttagggaCTTATCCAGTctgaacaaacacaagaggacacacacaggggaaagaccgcatgtatgtggggaatgtgggaagggatttggtAATTTATTCAacttgaacacacacaagaggacacacacaggggagagaccgcatgtatgtggggaatgtgggaagggatttagcgACTTATCCAGTctgaacaaacacaagaggacacacacaggggaaagaccgcatttatgtggggaatgtgggaagggatttagtaatTTATTCAacttgaacacacacaagaggacacacacaggggagagaccgcatgtatgtggggaatgtgggaagggatttagtaatTTATTCAacttgaacacacacaagaggacacacacaggggagaaaccgcatgtatgtggggaatgtgggaagggatttagggacttatccagcctgaaaacacacaataggacacacacaggggagagaccgcatgtatgtggggaatgcgggaagggatttagtgtgtcatccagcctagacacacacaagaggacacacacaggggagagaccgcatgtatgtggggaatgtgggaagggatttcgtGTGTCATctagcctgaacacacacatgaggacacacacaggggagagaccgcatgaatgtggggaatgtgggaagggatttagggaCTTATCCAGTctgaacaaacacaagaggacacacaggggagagaccgcatgtatgtggggaatgcgggaagggatttag